One stretch of Deinococcus aquaedulcis DNA includes these proteins:
- a CDS encoding ATP-binding cassette domain-containing protein, whose translation MSDRAFIEVRGAREHNLKNVSVDIPKHRVTVFTGVSGSGKSSLVFDTVAAEAQRQLNETFTAFVQGFLPHYGQPDVDRVSHLNAPVIINQKRVGGGSRSTVGTYTDIAAPLRLLFSRVGQPAAGPAFAFSFNTPQGMCPECEGIGRTTQLELGRLLDRTKSLNGGAILHPDYQPGKWLWKTYALSGLFDNDKPLDAYSEREWHDLLHGQDLKVSLGEINMTYEGLVPRFQRMYLSRDAASMSDRGRAVLERFTTSAVCPVCHGARLNAAALACRIQGRNIAELSDLEATDLLAFVQGLTYPGAARVAAHLAERLSHLIGIGLGYLSLGRETASLSGGESQRLKLVRHLGNSLTDMLYVLDEPSVGLHPRDVSRLTGLLAQLRDKGNTVLVVEHDPDVIRVADHVVDLGPGAGVHGGQVVFQGTAAELEQAPTLTGRHLAQQLPLKTEVRAPRGWLPVEGARQHNLKNVSVAFPTGVFTVVTGVAGSGKSTLIHDVFLPQHPDAVVIDQSRVTANSRSAPATYTGIMDPIRKAFAKASGQNASLFSFNSEGSCPHCSGLGVVYTDLAFMEGITSVCEVCEGQRFRPEVLRHTLRGQTISGVLNMTAEAALAFFTEKPIRAVLQAMNDVGLGYLTLGQPLSTVSGGEGQRLKLATELHKKGSVYVMDEPTTGLHLSDIGLLLNIVDRLVDGGNTVILIEHQLDVIRQADWLVDLGPEGGRAGGEVLYSGPPKGLLGCERSVTRRFL comes from the coding sequence ATGAGCGACAGGGCCTTTATCGAAGTGCGCGGCGCGCGCGAACACAACCTCAAGAACGTCTCGGTGGACATTCCCAAACACCGCGTCACGGTGTTTACGGGCGTCTCGGGTTCGGGCAAATCATCGCTGGTGTTCGACACCGTCGCCGCTGAGGCTCAGCGGCAACTGAACGAGACCTTCACCGCCTTTGTGCAGGGCTTCCTGCCGCACTACGGGCAGCCGGACGTGGACCGGGTGAGCCACCTGAATGCCCCGGTCATCATCAACCAGAAGCGGGTGGGGGGTGGGTCGCGCTCCACCGTGGGCACCTACACCGATATCGCCGCGCCGCTGCGGCTGCTGTTTTCCCGCGTGGGGCAGCCGGCGGCGGGCCCGGCCTTTGCCTTTTCCTTCAACACCCCCCAGGGCATGTGCCCGGAATGCGAGGGCATTGGCCGCACCACGCAGCTGGAACTGGGCCGGCTGCTGGACCGCACGAAATCCCTGAACGGCGGCGCCATTCTGCACCCGGACTACCAGCCCGGCAAGTGGCTGTGGAAGACCTATGCCCTGAGCGGCCTCTTTGACAACGATAAACCCCTGGACGCCTACAGCGAGCGCGAGTGGCACGACCTGCTGCACGGCCAGGACCTGAAGGTGTCGCTGGGCGAGATCAACATGACCTACGAGGGCCTTGTGCCCCGTTTCCAGCGCATGTACCTCAGCCGGGACGCGGCGAGCATGTCAGACCGGGGGCGGGCCGTGCTGGAGCGCTTTACCACCTCGGCCGTGTGCCCGGTGTGCCACGGGGCGCGGCTGAATGCCGCCGCGCTGGCCTGCCGCATTCAGGGCCGCAACATCGCGGAACTCTCGGACCTCGAAGCCACGGACCTGCTGGCCTTCGTGCAGGGCTTGACCTACCCGGGAGCTGCCCGGGTGGCCGCCCACTTAGCAGAGCGGCTCTCGCACCTGATCGGCATTGGCCTGGGCTACCTGAGCCTGGGGCGCGAGACAGCCAGCCTGTCGGGCGGCGAAAGCCAGCGCCTGAAACTGGTGCGCCACCTGGGCAACAGCCTGACCGACATGCTGTACGTGCTGGACGAACCCAGCGTGGGCCTGCACCCACGCGACGTCTCCCGCCTGACGGGGCTGCTGGCCCAGCTGCGCGACAAGGGCAACACGGTGCTGGTGGTGGAACACGACCCCGACGTGATTCGCGTGGCCGACCATGTCGTGGACCTGGGGCCGGGCGCGGGCGTGCACGGGGGACAGGTGGTGTTTCAGGGCACCGCCGCCGAACTGGAGCAGGCCCCCACCCTGACGGGGCGGCACCTCGCGCAGCAGCTGCCACTGAAGACCGAGGTCAGAGCGCCGCGCGGCTGGCTGCCGGTGGAAGGCGCGCGGCAGCACAACCTCAAGAACGTCTCGGTGGCCTTTCCTACAGGGGTCTTTACGGTGGTCACGGGCGTGGCGGGTTCAGGCAAAAGCACCCTGATTCACGACGTGTTCCTGCCCCAGCACCCAGACGCTGTGGTGATTGACCAGTCGCGGGTGACAGCCAACAGCCGCTCGGCGCCAGCCACCTACACCGGCATCATGGACCCCATCCGCAAGGCGTTTGCGAAGGCCAGCGGTCAGAACGCGTCCCTGTTCAGTTTCAATTCCGAGGGCAGCTGCCCCCACTGCAGCGGCCTGGGCGTGGTGTACACCGACCTCGCGTTTATGGAGGGCATTACTTCGGTGTGCGAGGTCTGCGAGGGCCAGCGCTTCCGCCCCGAGGTGCTGCGCCACACCCTGCGCGGCCAGACCATCAGCGGCGTGCTGAACATGACCGCCGAAGCCGCCCTGGCCTTTTTTACCGAAAAGCCCATTCGCGCGGTGTTGCAGGCCATGAACGATGTGGGTCTGGGCTACCTGACGCTGGGCCAGCCCCTGAGCACGGTCTCGGGCGGCGAGGGCCAGCGCCTGAAACTTGCCACAGAACTGCACAAGAAGGGCAGCGTGTACGTGATGGACGAACCCACGACGGGGCTGCACCTCTCGGACATTGGCCTGCTGCTGAACATCGTGGACCGGCTGGTGGACGGGGGCAACACGGTCATTCTGATTGAGCACCAGCTGGACGTGATTCGGCAGGCGGACTGGTTGGTGGACCTGGGGCCGGAGGGGGGCCGGGCGGGGGGGGAGGTGCTGTACAGCGGGCCGCCGAAGGGGCTGTTGGGGTGTGAGCGGTCGGTGACGAGGCGGTTTTTGTAG
- a CDS encoding eCIS core domain-containing protein, producing MTLGLLPPSERPAVQRALDAALARMETEQATQAGEALQRQLAELDAHSAQPALARIQARRGSGNPLPEAVQRHLEQGLNHDLSRVRVHTDAEAHLLAKSVNALAFTSGTDIYFQAGQYEPNTQTGLELLAHEATHAVQQMQGQVGPGIDPDPGLEAQAQAMGQRVAAMPRQAIRRAGPLQAGTVQGPGAVQRLAAPTPSRRWQQAHAFGGQLTGTAGNVELTITSLQVIGKGVVVGQFTAANGSGRIDGFMDSKGNVYWTARYQEGTLKGKMRKFHGRVEQDEKGVPVRVLGTWLGQNAQGKPATYQLKAAYQEPQAAEPDSAAPQGGEAGGQGIYPVPASIKLPNGAVLKLNPGDFSATGSFATTTASSGEVRFSPQPTGLTEAVTRQWLADVKGLKPNEVQTARPWTAAEFLAQGWDYSDGQKPLRYASGLYQVHTGWDLNTTKENVAGGSMAKAAADGIVWFKDKTGMGNTIVLYHPQFKRHTRYGHLKDLGPLKVGQIVKAGQGLAVIGNTGTKGPHLHFDVIKKYVAAEMWNGAVNAPGMTQQKINQYVKDHYEDPMAFFARVGIVPPGATAELVKREGSQTQSGALRLNPAFLNAAITALLKLPQAQRPTEALVRSTVPKLLETAIQAGMTDPREIAMLLANVSQESKFDPSTTESLYYTKPSGLMNFSYFQKNPQLIPQYLRNPEALANVVYANRLGNGSVQSGDGWKYIGRGLIQPTGRANYAKWNVIFRDNGWKVNGQYPDFVANPQLAQHPDASYKIAVYGVRDGIFTETVPLQEVMKKLPAQPSVNQFASLRQQYVGLHGVQDVGRNSLTILQALQGIPATIPK from the coding sequence GTGACACTGGGCCTGCTTCCGCCATCAGAACGCCCGGCCGTGCAGCGCGCTCTGGACGCCGCCCTGGCCCGTATGGAGACCGAGCAGGCCACGCAGGCTGGAGAGGCCCTGCAGCGCCAGCTGGCCGAACTGGACGCCCACAGCGCGCAACCAGCCTTGGCGCGGATTCAGGCGCGGCGGGGCAGCGGCAACCCCCTTCCCGAAGCGGTGCAGCGCCACCTGGAACAGGGCCTGAACCACGACCTGAGCCGCGTGCGCGTGCACACCGACGCCGAGGCCCATCTGCTCGCCAAGAGCGTGAATGCTCTGGCCTTTACCAGTGGCACCGATATTTACTTTCAGGCTGGACAGTACGAGCCCAACACACAAACGGGGCTGGAGCTGCTGGCACACGAGGCCACACACGCGGTGCAGCAGATGCAGGGGCAGGTGGGCCCCGGCATAGACCCGGACCCCGGGCTGGAAGCACAGGCACAGGCTATGGGCCAGCGGGTGGCGGCCATGCCCCGGCAGGCCATTCGCCGGGCTGGTCCTTTGCAGGCCGGCACGGTGCAAGGCCCTGGTGCGGTGCAGCGTTTGGCGGCCCCAACTCCTTCCCGGCGCTGGCAGCAGGCCCACGCTTTTGGTGGGCAACTGACGGGCACGGCAGGGAACGTCGAGTTGACCATCACCTCACTTCAGGTGATTGGCAAGGGTGTGGTGGTGGGACAGTTCACGGCAGCCAACGGGTCAGGTCGAATAGACGGCTTCATGGACAGCAAGGGCAATGTGTACTGGACTGCCCGGTACCAGGAAGGCACCTTGAAAGGGAAGATGCGAAAATTCCACGGCCGGGTGGAGCAGGATGAAAAAGGCGTGCCGGTACGCGTGTTGGGAACATGGTTGGGCCAGAACGCGCAGGGGAAGCCGGCCACTTATCAATTGAAGGCGGCGTATCAGGAGCCGCAAGCCGCTGAACCAGACAGCGCGGCGCCTCAGGGTGGAGAAGCTGGCGGTCAGGGCATTTATCCAGTTCCAGCGTCAATTAAACTCCCCAATGGGGCAGTTTTGAAGCTCAATCCTGGCGACTTCAGTGCGACTGGCTCGTTTGCCACCACCACTGCTTCATCGGGGGAAGTTCGGTTCTCACCTCAACCGACGGGTCTTACCGAAGCGGTGACTCGGCAATGGCTGGCCGATGTGAAGGGCTTGAAGCCCAATGAAGTCCAGACGGCGCGTCCTTGGACAGCTGCAGAGTTTCTGGCACAAGGTTGGGATTACAGTGATGGGCAGAAGCCGCTTCGCTATGCCTCTGGACTCTATCAAGTCCATACTGGCTGGGATCTTAATACCACCAAGGAAAACGTCGCCGGTGGCTCTATGGCCAAAGCCGCTGCGGATGGGATTGTGTGGTTTAAAGACAAAACGGGGATGGGCAATACCATCGTCCTTTATCACCCTCAGTTTAAGCGGCATACCCGTTACGGCCATCTCAAAGATTTGGGGCCTTTGAAGGTAGGGCAGATTGTGAAGGCTGGCCAAGGGTTGGCTGTCATTGGCAATACAGGTACCAAAGGGCCCCATCTGCATTTTGACGTGATCAAAAAATATGTAGCAGCGGAGATGTGGAACGGGGCTGTCAATGCGCCAGGGATGACTCAACAGAAAATCAATCAATATGTCAAAGATCATTACGAAGATCCGATGGCTTTCTTCGCGCGCGTAGGCATTGTCCCGCCGGGTGCAACAGCTGAACTTGTTAAGCGTGAGGGAAGCCAAACTCAGAGCGGGGCCTTGCGACTTAACCCTGCGTTCTTGAATGCTGCAATAACAGCGCTGTTGAAGCTGCCACAAGCGCAGCGGCCTACCGAAGCCCTCGTACGTTCCACTGTGCCGAAACTATTGGAGACAGCTATTCAGGCGGGCATGACTGATCCACGAGAGATTGCCATGCTCCTGGCGAATGTGTCGCAGGAGTCAAAATTCGATCCCTCAACCACGGAAAGCCTGTACTACACTAAGCCGTCAGGATTGATGAACTTCTCGTATTTCCAGAAGAACCCTCAGCTTATTCCACAATACCTGCGTAATCCAGAAGCTCTTGCCAATGTGGTTTATGCAAATCGCCTTGGTAATGGTTCTGTTCAGTCAGGCGATGGGTGGAAGTATATTGGCCGTGGCTTGATCCAACCTACTGGGAGGGCCAACTATGCAAAATGGAATGTTATCTTCCGGGACAACGGCTGGAAAGTGAACGGCCAGTATCCAGATTTTGTGGCCAATCCCCAACTGGCCCAGCATCCGGACGCATCGTATAAAATTGCTGTCTACGGCGTTAGGGATGGTATCTTCACTGAGACGGTTCCTCTGCAGGAGGTCATGAAGAAGTTACCCGCTCAGCCAAGTGTGAATCAGTTTGCGTCCCTTCGGCAACAGTATGTGGGCCTTCATGGTGTGCAAGATGTTGGGCGAAACAGCTTGACTATTCTTCAAGCTCTACAGGGAATCCCGGCAACTATCCCCAAATGA
- a CDS encoding MarR family winged helix-turn-helix transcriptional regulator, with the protein MAPTPAAAAFADLVVQVFRLSGLLLDAGDKLTAPSGQTSSRWQVMGCIDHAPQTVAAVARTMGLTRQSVQRTADLLVGDGLAAYEPNPDHKRAKLLRLTPEGQRVLTTIEEAQAVWANRVAHGMDETKLRAAAQVLAAVEEAL; encoded by the coding sequence ATGGCCCCCACGCCCGCTGCCGCTGCCTTCGCTGACCTTGTGGTGCAGGTGTTTCGCCTCAGCGGCCTGCTGCTGGATGCCGGCGACAAGTTAACGGCCCCCAGCGGCCAGACGAGCAGCCGCTGGCAGGTGATGGGCTGCATTGATCACGCGCCGCAGACCGTGGCGGCGGTGGCCCGCACCATGGGCCTGACCCGCCAGAGCGTGCAGCGCACGGCGGACCTGCTAGTAGGGGACGGCCTGGCCGCCTATGAGCCCAACCCCGACCACAAGCGCGCCAAGCTGCTGCGCCTGACCCCGGAAGGCCAGCGGGTGCTGACCACCATTGAGGAGGCGCAGGCCGTCTGGGCCAACCGGGTGGCGCACGGCATGGACGAGACCAAGCTGCGGGCGGCAGCGCAGGTGCTGGCAGCGGTGGAGGAGGCGCTGTAG
- a CDS encoding DUF6022 family protein — protein sequence MTVLSPVPSGDIEALGDWLDAQLAAQWQDVLGTHAGKLADAYARAGDAAYGTYLNLLLRGAKRELRAAGLRAQPPLPGDFGVSREWGNAQETDQERWMWSVLHSPDGTPLGTLVVAMAHDHTRFHLPRRPRAFGVPSVDLTQTETLLGERSADFAAALPFHAWYEADLKRQT from the coding sequence ATGACCGTCCTTTCCCCTGTTCCGAGCGGTGACATTGAGGCGCTGGGCGACTGGCTGGATGCCCAGCTGGCCGCGCAGTGGCAAGACGTGCTGGGCACGCACGCCGGGAAACTGGCCGACGCCTACGCCCGGGCCGGTGACGCCGCCTACGGCACCTACCTGAACCTGCTGCTGCGCGGGGCCAAACGCGAGCTGCGCGCCGCTGGCCTGCGCGCCCAGCCGCCCCTCCCGGGTGACTTTGGGGTGTCGCGCGAATGGGGCAACGCGCAGGAGACAGACCAGGAACGCTGGATGTGGAGTGTCCTGCACAGCCCAGACGGTACCCCGCTGGGCACGCTGGTCGTGGCGATGGCGCACGACCATACTCGCTTTCACCTGCCCCGGCGGCCCCGGGCGTTTGGGGTGCCCAGCGTTGACCTGACGCAGACGGAGACCCTGCTCGGTGAACGGTCGGCTGACTTTGCGGCGGCCCTCCCCTTCCATGCCTGGTACGAAGCTGACCTGAAACGCCAAACATGA
- a CDS encoding histidine phosphatase family protein: MTDALSPLLHLTLVRHARTDWNGAGRWQGWTDTPLAEAGEAQALSLRARLAGRTYDEVHSSDLSRAARTAELALPGAPMILDVRLRELLFGDFEGVTTDDVLHDPRYTEWQRDPWRLPAPGGESLEEVAARMRNWAEALPSGRIIAFSHGAAIRALLCDLFGWPAAPQPGYVLPFPYQLSHTGLTTLTCVDGRWTLLSYNDHAHLE; the protein is encoded by the coding sequence ATGACCGATGCCCTCTCGCCCCTGCTGCACCTGACCCTGGTACGCCACGCGCGGACCGACTGGAACGGCGCTGGGCGCTGGCAGGGCTGGACCGATACCCCGCTGGCCGAGGCGGGCGAGGCCCAGGCCCTGAGCCTGCGGGCCCGGCTGGCAGGGCGCACCTACGACGAGGTGCACAGCAGCGACCTGAGCCGCGCGGCGCGCACCGCCGAACTGGCGCTGCCCGGCGCCCCCATGATTCTGGACGTGCGCCTGCGCGAACTGCTGTTTGGCGACTTCGAGGGCGTGACCACCGACGACGTGCTGCATGACCCCCGCTACACCGAGTGGCAGCGCGACCCCTGGCGCCTGCCAGCCCCCGGCGGCGAGAGCCTGGAAGAAGTGGCCGCCCGCATGCGCAACTGGGCCGAGGCCCTGCCCAGCGGACGCATCATCGCCTTTTCCCACGGCGCCGCCATCCGCGCCCTGCTGTGCGACCTGTTCGGCTGGCCCGCCGCGCCGCAGCCCGGCTACGTGCTGCCCTTTCCCTACCAGCTGTCCCACACCGGCCTGACCACCCTGACCTGTGTGGACGGCCGCTGGACCCTGCTGAGCTACAACGACCACGCGCATCTGGAGTGA